Proteins encoded within one genomic window of Cellulomonas xiejunii:
- a CDS encoding transporter substrate-binding domain-containing protein, with the protein MRHPLPVSALAAVALLALTACSSGNDTAGDDGELALVNDGTLTVCTNPPFEPFEYEEDGEIVGLDMAITGEIAADLGVELRPLNTGFDAIESGAALNARQCDIAASALTINEAREKNVDFTDAYFDADQGVLVASGSTVTDEAGLEGAKIGVQQATTGATWVDEQGLEGVQFEDLGLQIQSLRNGQVDVVMNDVTVLEAYAGDGLEIAFVVPTGEQYGLAVRTGNTALLDAANATLERITQDGTYDELVAEYFGTGEPTAEPTD; encoded by the coding sequence ATGCGCCACCCCCTGCCCGTCAGCGCCCTGGCCGCTGTCGCACTGCTCGCCCTGACCGCCTGCTCCAGCGGGAACGACACGGCCGGCGACGACGGCGAGCTCGCGCTCGTGAACGACGGCACCCTGACCGTCTGCACGAACCCGCCGTTCGAGCCGTTCGAGTACGAGGAGGACGGCGAGATCGTCGGCCTCGACATGGCCATCACCGGTGAGATCGCCGCGGACCTGGGCGTCGAGTTGCGACCGCTCAACACGGGCTTCGACGCGATCGAGTCCGGCGCGGCGCTGAACGCACGCCAGTGCGACATCGCGGCGTCGGCGCTCACGATCAACGAGGCCCGCGAGAAGAACGTCGACTTCACCGACGCGTACTTCGACGCCGACCAGGGTGTGCTGGTCGCCTCCGGGTCGACCGTGACGGACGAGGCGGGCCTCGAGGGCGCGAAGATCGGCGTCCAGCAGGCCACGACCGGCGCCACGTGGGTCGACGAGCAGGGCCTCGAGGGCGTCCAGTTCGAGGACCTCGGCCTGCAGATCCAGTCGCTGCGCAACGGCCAGGTCGACGTCGTCATGAACGACGTCACCGTGCTCGAGGCGTACGCGGGCGACGGGCTCGAGATCGCGTTCGTCGTGCCGACCGGCGAGCAGTACGGCCTCGCGGTCCGCACCGGCAACACGGCCCTCCTCGACGCCGCGAACGCGACGCTCGAGCGGATCACGCAGGACGGCACGTACGACGAGCTCGTGGCCGAGTACTTCGGCACGGGCGAGCCGACGGCCGAGCCCACCGACTGA
- a CDS encoding amino acid ABC transporter permease — MSPRRRARVSRGVQYVVLLAVLVLLLSTADWSTVGETIFNPAAAGEMLDRLPRAFLNTVTYTLAAFAVGLSLGTVLALMRLSSVAPYRWISTTYVEFFRGIPALLVVIAVGYAVPIAFGIALTSIIAIAAIALGSVSAAYISETIRAGIQAVPRGQVEAARSLGMSHTRTMLQVVLPQAFRTVMPPLTNEVLLLTKDTSLLFVLGQTPAYFELTKVGRDALSTASGGLTGLFVVGACYLVITIPLGIVARRLERRTGGHA; from the coding sequence ATGAGCCCGCGCCGGCGCGCCCGGGTGTCGCGGGGCGTGCAGTACGTCGTGCTGCTCGCCGTCCTCGTGCTGCTGCTGTCGACGGCGGACTGGAGCACAGTCGGCGAGACGATCTTCAACCCGGCCGCCGCCGGCGAGATGCTCGACCGGCTCCCCCGCGCGTTCCTCAACACCGTGACGTACACGCTCGCCGCGTTCGCGGTCGGGCTGAGCCTCGGCACCGTGCTCGCCCTGATGCGTCTGTCGTCGGTCGCGCCGTACCGCTGGATCTCGACGACATACGTCGAGTTCTTCCGCGGCATCCCGGCGCTGCTCGTCGTGATCGCCGTCGGGTACGCCGTGCCGATCGCGTTCGGCATCGCCCTGACGTCCATCATCGCGATCGCCGCCATCGCGCTGGGCTCGGTGTCCGCCGCCTACATCTCGGAGACCATCCGCGCGGGCATCCAGGCGGTCCCCCGCGGGCAGGTCGAGGCCGCACGGTCCCTCGGGATGTCGCACACCCGCACGATGCTCCAGGTCGTGCTCCCCCAGGCGTTCCGCACCGTGATGCCGCCCCTGACCAACGAGGTCCTGCTGCTGACGAAGGACACGTCGCTGCTCTTCGTGCTCGGTCAGACGCCGGCGTACTTCGAGCTGACCAAGGTCGGGCGTGACGCGCTGTCGACGGCGTCGGGCGGGCTCACGGGCCTGTTCGTCGTCGGTGCCTGCTACCTCGTCATCACCATCCCGCTCGGCATCGTCGCCCGCAGGCTCGAGCGCCGCACAGGAGGACACGCATGA
- a CDS encoding amino acid ABC transporter ATP-binding protein, with product MSADPARPVVRVRDLHKSFGEHEVLRGIDLDVQAGEVVCVIGPSGSGKSTLLRCVNLLEQPTSGSIELLGAEVTDPDVDIDRVRTHVGMVFQQFNLFSHKTVLENCTMAQRTVLRRSRAEAERVALANLERVGLAERPDAMPAQLSGGQQQRVAIARALSMDPQLMLFDEPTSALDPELVGDVLGVMRDLADGGMTMLVVTHEMAFAREVGDRVVFMDEGSVVETGPADQVIGAPREERTRTFLQRVLDPTHQSPTR from the coding sequence ATGAGCGCCGACCCCGCACGGCCCGTCGTCCGGGTCCGGGACCTGCACAAGTCGTTCGGCGAGCACGAGGTGCTCCGGGGCATCGACCTCGACGTCCAGGCGGGTGAGGTCGTCTGCGTGATCGGCCCGTCCGGGTCGGGCAAGTCGACGCTGCTGCGCTGCGTGAACCTGCTCGAGCAGCCCACGTCGGGCAGCATCGAGCTGCTCGGCGCCGAGGTCACCGACCCCGACGTCGACATCGACCGCGTCCGCACGCACGTCGGCATGGTCTTCCAGCAGTTCAACCTGTTCAGCCACAAGACCGTGCTCGAGAACTGCACCATGGCGCAGCGCACCGTGCTGCGCCGCTCGCGCGCGGAGGCCGAGCGCGTCGCGCTCGCCAACCTCGAGCGCGTCGGCCTCGCCGAGCGGCCGGACGCGATGCCCGCACAGCTCTCGGGTGGGCAGCAGCAGCGCGTCGCGATCGCCCGCGCGCTGTCGATGGACCCGCAGCTCATGCTCTTCGACGAGCCGACGTCCGCCCTCGACCCGGAGCTCGTCGGCGACGTCCTCGGCGTCATGCGGGACCTCGCGGACGGCGGCATGACGATGCTCGTGGTCACCCACGAGATGGCGTTCGCGCGCGAGGTCGGCGACCGCGTCGTCTTCATGGACGAGGGCTCGGTCGTCGAGACCGGACCTGCCGACCAGGTGATCGGCGCACCCCGTGAGGAGCGCACCCGCACGTTCCTGCAGCGGGTGCTCGATCCCACACACCAGTCCCCCACGAGGTGA